A genomic region of Leptospira mtsangambouensis contains the following coding sequences:
- the hemL gene encoding glutamate-1-semialdehyde 2,1-aminomutase, with protein MNSEELFLRSKNVVPGGVHSPVRSFASVGGTPIFFSEANGTYLKSVEGKQYIDYCLSFGPLLFGHRHPEIQEVVEDTVKKAWSFGACEPYSLELAEFMTSRIPWAEKIRFVNSGTEAVMSALRVARAATGRSKILKFDGCYHGHLDQLLVKAGSGLAGLSSSDSKGIGPEIIQNTLVLPLDDENALEKLFQEQGKEIACLAIEPIPANYGLLPQRTEFLKKCRELTSKYGTLLLFDEVISGFRVSFQGMAGLTGIVPDLVCYGKIIGGGFPVGAYAGKKDLMDLVAPSGPVYQAGTLSANPIGMRAGLKTLTKAWNENPYPELESKTKKLTSGILKLLEESGEKDWEAVTFGSLFWLKGKTKDPVRTISNIPNDHKTKFAVFFHKLLNAGVYLAPSGYEVGFLSTVHSDEVIEETLNKTKQALQEKK; from the coding sequence ATGAATTCAGAAGAACTATTTCTTCGTTCCAAAAATGTTGTTCCCGGTGGTGTACATAGCCCTGTTCGTTCCTTTGCCTCAGTTGGAGGCACTCCTATTTTTTTCAGTGAAGCAAATGGCACCTATTTAAAGTCAGTCGAAGGAAAACAATACATAGACTATTGTTTGAGTTTTGGTCCACTACTCTTCGGACATAGACATCCAGAAATCCAAGAAGTGGTGGAAGATACAGTAAAAAAAGCTTGGTCATTTGGTGCCTGCGAACCTTATTCCTTAGAACTAGCTGAGTTCATGACAAGCCGTATCCCTTGGGCAGAAAAAATTCGTTTCGTCAACTCAGGAACGGAAGCGGTGATGAGTGCACTCCGAGTGGCAAGGGCAGCCACCGGTAGAAGTAAAATATTAAAATTTGACGGATGTTATCATGGCCACCTCGACCAATTACTTGTAAAGGCAGGTTCCGGTCTTGCCGGCCTAAGTTCCAGTGATAGCAAAGGAATCGGTCCTGAAATCATTCAAAACACCCTTGTACTACCGTTAGATGATGAAAATGCATTAGAAAAACTCTTTCAAGAACAGGGAAAAGAAATTGCATGTCTCGCGATTGAACCTATTCCAGCTAACTATGGACTTCTTCCTCAAAGAACAGAATTCTTAAAAAAATGTAGAGAACTTACAAGCAAATATGGCACATTACTTTTGTTTGACGAAGTGATCTCAGGGTTTCGAGTTTCATTTCAAGGTATGGCCGGTCTAACAGGAATTGTTCCTGACTTAGTTTGTTACGGTAAAATCATCGGCGGAGGTTTTCCTGTTGGTGCGTATGCAGGTAAAAAAGATCTCATGGACTTAGTCGCACCCAGCGGTCCGGTTTACCAAGCAGGAACCTTATCGGCAAATCCTATTGGTATGCGAGCTGGTCTCAAAACTTTAACAAAAGCTTGGAATGAAAATCCTTACCCTGAATTAGAATCAAAAACAAAAAAACTCACTTCTGGTATTTTGAAATTATTAGAAGAGTCAGGGGAAAAAGACTGGGAAGCAGTTACATTTGGAAGCCTATTCTGGTTAAAAGGAAAAACAAAAGATCCTGTTAGAACCATATCCAACATCCCTAACGACCATAAAACAAAGTTCGCAGTTTTTTTTCATAAACTTCTAAATGCTGGTGTATATCTTGCGCCAAGTGGATATGAAGTAGGATTTTTATCTACAGTTCACAGTGACGAAGTAATAGAAGAAACATTAAACAAAACCAAACAGGCACTACAGGAAAAAAAATGA
- the hemH gene encoding ferrochelatase: MNHKLKKTLILVNLGGPRTSDEIEVFLTDLFTDPFVFDLPLPEFLRLPLARFIAKKRTPKVKRTYESMGFGGGSPLVSETEKQAKVLENILNEKTTIDWTVKVAMTCGYPHIRDPEFERPNPNTIYLPLYPQYSRSTVLSTLSHLEKKFHECPVGTGGYVPTFARDSKYHQISARFIFDFFSGTLNETEFLHFPKDKLTTDWTNLDLVFSAHGVPMRLIRKGDQYMQEIESSVQGITEALKSYGFKGRSHISFQSKVGPAEWTTPSSLSLIESLAKDGKFIAVFPISFVSDHLETLEEIGEQFKDLALETGAKSFIRIPAFGTYRPFMEYLAEKVLLADGSVNECLCKKMGGESLANCRFK, translated from the coding sequence ATGAATCATAAACTAAAGAAAACACTCATTCTTGTGAATTTGGGTGGCCCACGGACATCTGATGAAATTGAAGTTTTTTTGACGGATTTATTCACTGATCCATTTGTTTTCGATTTACCTTTGCCTGAATTTTTGCGATTGCCACTGGCACGTTTTATTGCCAAAAAAAGAACTCCTAAAGTGAAAAGAACATATGAATCCATGGGATTTGGCGGTGGTTCTCCTTTGGTTTCGGAAACAGAAAAACAAGCCAAGGTTTTGGAAAATATCTTAAACGAAAAAACAACAATCGATTGGACTGTCAAAGTGGCAATGACATGTGGGTATCCTCATATTAGAGATCCTGAATTTGAAAGACCAAACCCAAATACCATCTATCTTCCGTTATATCCTCAGTATTCCCGTTCCACCGTACTTTCTACGTTAAGTCATTTAGAAAAAAAGTTTCATGAATGTCCTGTTGGAACTGGGGGATATGTTCCAACGTTTGCTCGCGATTCTAAATACCATCAAATATCCGCTAGGTTTATTTTTGATTTTTTTTCTGGCACTTTAAATGAGACGGAATTCCTGCATTTTCCAAAAGACAAATTAACTACCGATTGGACGAATTTAGATTTGGTTTTTTCGGCACATGGTGTTCCGATGCGATTGATTCGGAAAGGAGATCAATATATGCAAGAAATTGAATCTTCTGTTCAAGGGATCACAGAAGCATTAAAATCCTATGGATTCAAAGGAAGATCACATATTTCTTTTCAAAGTAAAGTAGGACCTGCAGAATGGACCACCCCAAGTTCTTTAAGTTTGATTGAGTCTCTTGCCAAAGATGGAAAATTTATCGCTGTGTTTCCAATTAGTTTTGTCAGTGATCACTTAGAAACCTTGGAAGAGATTGGAGAACAGTTTAAAGATCTAGCTTTGGAAACAGGTGCAAAATCTTTTATTCGTATTCCGGCATTTGGTACATACCGTCCGTTTATGGAATACCTTGCAGAAAAAGTATTGTTAGCCGATGGTTCGGTCAATGAATGTTTATGTAAAAAAATGGGAGGAGAGTCACTCGCTAATTGTCGATTCAAATAG
- the cysK gene encoding cysteine synthase A, whose protein sequence is MKLNSILEAIGNTPHVRLSRLFGTDHEVYMKLERQNPGGSIKDRIALAMIEEAEKSGKLKKDSFIVEPTSGNTGIGLAMVAAVKGYAITLVMPEHMSVERRRIMAAYGAKFELTPREKGMPGAIAKAQEIVAANPNAWMPQQFENEANIQVHREKTAEEIAKDFPDGLDYIITGVGTGGHITGCAENLKKRFPKLKVFAVEPEGSPVLSGGKPGPHPLQGIGAGFIPKNCKTELLDGIITVGKDEAFTMAVLAAKKEGIFIGTSSGASLAAVSKKLKEIPAGSKVLTFCYDTGERYLSVEGLFV, encoded by the coding sequence ATGAAATTAAATAGCATTCTAGAAGCCATCGGAAATACACCTCACGTAAGATTGTCACGACTTTTTGGAACCGACCATGAAGTTTATATGAAACTCGAAAGACAAAATCCAGGTGGATCGATCAAAGATCGAATTGCTCTCGCTATGATCGAAGAAGCAGAGAAATCCGGAAAATTAAAAAAAGATTCTTTTATTGTGGAACCTACTTCTGGAAACACTGGTATCGGTCTTGCGATGGTAGCAGCTGTTAAAGGTTATGCGATCACTCTCGTAATGCCGGAACATATGTCAGTGGAACGAAGAAGAATTATGGCAGCTTATGGTGCAAAGTTTGAGCTGACACCTCGGGAAAAAGGGATGCCTGGTGCGATTGCAAAGGCGCAAGAAATTGTTGCTGCCAATCCAAATGCTTGGATGCCACAACAGTTTGAAAACGAAGCCAATATCCAAGTTCACAGAGAAAAAACAGCAGAAGAAATTGCTAAAGATTTCCCAGACGGTTTGGATTATATCATTACCGGTGTGGGTACTGGTGGTCATATCACTGGATGTGCTGAAAATTTAAAAAAGAGATTTCCTAAACTCAAGGTATTTGCTGTGGAACCAGAAGGTTCTCCTGTTCTCAGTGGTGGTAAACCTGGTCCACACCCTCTCCAAGGGATTGGTGCTGGATTCATTCCTAAAAACTGTAAAACAGAACTTTTGGATGGAATCATTACCGTTGGTAAAGATGAAGCCTTTACGATGGCAGTTCTTGCGGCCAAAAAAGAAGGAATTTTTATTGGAACCTCTTCTGGTGCAAGCCTTGCGGCAGTTTCCAAAAAATTAAAAGAAATTCCTGCAGGTTCAAAAGTTCTTACCTTCTGTTATGATACAGGAGAAAGATACTTATCTGTTGAAGGATTGTTTGTTTAA
- the topA gene encoding type I DNA topoisomerase produces the protein MASYLDKDWVVVATKGHIKDLPAKSYGIDFQNSFEPEYEWLKGKKTIFSAIKTQAKLASIIYIASDPDREGEIIAKHCYDELAKLKKPMFRLRLKEISKTEVERQIQFKLGLDLAEIESQIARRIVDRIFGFEVSPDLWKQLKISSLSAGRVQSTVLHWICEREKEIQNFSKEVYFQLKLQGTLSDESVVLDHQTKDKLNFDSVQKILNDLEILPEPSQLKDITLTQIKKKNIKRNPPPAFSTASLLEMSFRVLGFDSKKTMKLAQTLFEGKRIGSGERIGLITYMRTDSTRVSDEKRKLGEDYLKKEYPGLVFSGTPTLKKQKKYSQDAHEAVVPIRPSYDPDSIRSYLSSDEVKLYTLIWERFLVSLMNPELGEETIYEFHKNNHVFIYKNEFITDSGFKAFGKRDQKKNSKKFEWKIGERFFYESHSIEEKQTEPPVRYTQGKLVQKMEDTGVGRPSTYGSIIETLRTRKYIVEYHKSIGPTSLGMIVDDYLFLNFQEMIGESFTKDLENKLDQITEDKSSRINLIQNFYDSLVGLLRTPRKKYTSTERIYPKNKEETLPGSYAKPNPNRSAKIKASKTRISIPKEHTNAKPCPVCKQGVVKSKLGKKGKTIYFCSRYPHCDYITYES, from the coding sequence ATCGCATCCTATTTAGACAAGGATTGGGTTGTTGTTGCAACCAAAGGTCATATCAAAGACCTACCTGCCAAATCCTATGGGATTGATTTTCAAAATTCGTTTGAACCGGAATACGAGTGGTTAAAAGGAAAAAAAACAATTTTTTCCGCAATCAAAACACAGGCGAAACTAGCATCTATCATTTATATTGCCAGTGACCCCGATCGAGAAGGGGAAATCATCGCAAAACATTGTTATGATGAATTGGCGAAACTCAAAAAACCAATGTTTCGCCTTCGATTAAAAGAAATTTCTAAAACGGAAGTGGAACGCCAGATCCAATTTAAACTTGGCCTGGATTTGGCAGAAATTGAATCACAAATTGCAAGAAGAATTGTCGATCGTATTTTTGGATTCGAGGTATCTCCCGATTTATGGAAACAATTAAAAATTTCCTCTTTATCCGCCGGCCGCGTACAATCTACCGTCTTACATTGGATCTGCGAAAGAGAAAAAGAAATTCAAAACTTCTCTAAAGAGGTTTATTTTCAATTAAAACTCCAAGGTACTTTATCCGATGAATCAGTGGTTTTAGACCACCAAACTAAAGATAAGTTAAATTTTGATTCCGTACAAAAAATTCTTAATGATTTGGAAATTCTTCCGGAACCCTCTCAGTTAAAAGATATTACCTTAACCCAAATCAAAAAGAAAAATATCAAAAGAAATCCACCACCGGCATTTTCTACAGCAAGTTTACTTGAAATGAGTTTTCGTGTTTTAGGATTTGATTCCAAAAAAACAATGAAATTAGCCCAAACCTTGTTTGAAGGAAAACGAATTGGTTCTGGAGAAAGGATTGGCTTGATTACGTATATGCGTACGGATAGTACGAGAGTTTCTGATGAAAAACGAAAATTAGGCGAAGATTATTTAAAAAAAGAATACCCTGGACTTGTTTTTTCAGGAACACCAACTTTAAAAAAACAAAAAAAATATTCACAAGACGCTCATGAAGCAGTGGTCCCAATTCGTCCGAGTTATGACCCAGATTCCATTCGATCGTATTTATCGAGTGATGAAGTGAAACTTTATACTTTGATTTGGGAACGATTTCTGGTTTCACTCATGAATCCAGAATTAGGTGAAGAAACTATATATGAATTCCATAAAAACAATCATGTTTTTATCTATAAAAATGAGTTCATTACAGATTCTGGATTTAAGGCTTTTGGAAAAAGGGATCAGAAAAAAAACTCGAAGAAGTTTGAATGGAAGATAGGAGAGCGGTTTTTTTATGAGTCCCACTCTATCGAAGAAAAACAAACGGAACCTCCCGTTCGGTACACACAAGGCAAACTTGTACAAAAGATGGAGGATACAGGAGTGGGGAGGCCATCCACATATGGCAGTATCATTGAAACCTTAAGAACAAGAAAATACATCGTAGAATATCATAAGTCCATTGGACCAACATCCCTTGGAATGATAGTGGATGATTATCTTTTTCTTAATTTTCAAGAGATGATTGGAGAATCATTCACCAAAGACTTGGAAAACAAGTTAGACCAAATTACAGAAGATAAATCATCACGTATCAATCTGATCCAAAATTTTTACGATAGTTTGGTTGGATTGTTGCGTACACCGAGAAAAAAATATACGAGTACGGAAAGAATATATCCCAAAAATAAAGAAGAAACTCTTCCTGGTTCTTACGCAAAACCCAACCCAAATCGTTCAGCGAAGATAAAAGCCTCTAAAACGAGAATTTCCATCCCCAAAGAACATACGAATGCAAAACCTTGTCCGGTCTGCAAACAAGGAGTGGTAAAATCCAAACTTGGTAAAAAAGGAAAAACCATTTATTTCTGCTCGCGTTACCCGCATTGTGACTACATTACCTATGAATCATAA
- a CDS encoding uroporphyrinogen decarboxylase family protein — translation MITTSFRNEKFGNALNLIPQTVPPIWFMRQAGRYHSHYRKLKETYSFMDLCKQPELAAEVALGPVKEFGFDVSILFSDLLFPLEALGMGLTYDPGPKLSFSLTSENDLKRLKSPEEAIEGLRFQKEAVIRTREVLPKDVSLIGFVGGPFTLMTYASIGKHDGNLSFIKTNQNFVDKFYATLLPLLKKNIELQLQGGAEVVMIFDTAAGMLDPYNFNRYVTEPISEFAKMFPKQIGYYAKSSTEEQVRQIHEINNLAGFGVDHRFSIQQTLKTFGGKGFIQGNFDQELLFADPTTLKQKIREYLLPIKDLDPEERKGWVAGLGHGVLQFTPETSVHLLIDETRKVFSK, via the coding sequence ATGATAACTACTTCATTCAGAAATGAAAAATTTGGAAATGCTTTAAACTTAATTCCTCAAACTGTCCCACCGATATGGTTTATGCGCCAGGCAGGTAGATACCACTCACATTACCGCAAACTCAAAGAAACTTATAGTTTTATGGATTTATGCAAACAACCTGAACTCGCTGCAGAGGTAGCACTTGGACCGGTAAAAGAATTTGGTTTTGATGTCAGTATTCTTTTTTCTGATCTTCTTTTCCCTCTAGAAGCACTCGGCATGGGTTTAACGTATGACCCAGGCCCTAAACTTTCATTTTCTCTCACATCGGAAAATGATTTAAAACGTTTAAAATCTCCAGAAGAAGCAATCGAAGGATTAAGATTTCAAAAAGAAGCAGTCATTCGAACAAGAGAAGTTTTACCAAAAGACGTTTCTCTTATTGGATTTGTTGGTGGACCCTTCACTCTAATGACATATGCAAGTATAGGCAAACACGATGGAAACCTATCCTTTATCAAAACAAACCAAAACTTTGTAGATAAATTTTATGCTACACTTCTTCCTCTCTTAAAAAAAAATATCGAATTACAATTGCAAGGTGGAGCCGAAGTTGTAATGATTTTCGATACCGCCGCAGGAATGTTAGATCCTTATAACTTTAATCGTTACGTTACAGAACCTATTTCTGAGTTTGCAAAAATGTTTCCAAAACAAATTGGTTATTATGCAAAAAGCTCTACAGAAGAACAAGTAAGACAAATTCATGAAATCAATAACTTAGCAGGTTTTGGTGTGGACCATCGTTTTTCGATCCAACAGACTTTAAAAACTTTTGGAGGGAAAGGATTTATCCAAGGGAACTTCGACCAAGAACTTCTTTTTGCCGATCCAACCACTCTCAAACAAAAAATTAGAGAGTATCTTCTACCCATCAAAGATCTAGATCCAGAAGAAAGAAAAGGATGGGTGGCAGGCCTTGGCCATGGGGTTTTACAATTTACACCCGAAACTTCTGTCCATCTCCTCATTGACGAAACAAGAAAGGTATTTAGCAAATGA
- a CDS encoding FAD-dependent oxidoreductase, giving the protein MNEKIHIIGGGITGLFLAYHHTKRGDSVTLYEQSEKLGGVIGTKTVEEGLVELAANGVLLTDQIKLMLDEIGLTPLFPNKAAKRRYFWVGGKLSRLPISILAGLKLLYAIGFKKIKFNQTQNFESWASQMFGISVTKNIIEPAIGGVYGTRLDALQAESIFSHWDGSGKNTILQEIKKKKGKSHGTVSFPQGMGDLVSHLVRYLEPKIEIKTYYQMQTLDEILKWKGKIRFCISLKSLISVLGDRIQKNERPNLLSITTITRFGTSHLTKKSCFGVLFAKNEGIRALGVLSNSDIFPGRAKDGLHSETWIYPESAKQSENETWESILEKDREHITNKADSPKAVYVTSWNGVFPAYDRKLYEFNRFMDLLETDWISKSIDIRFFGNYRKGIGLRSLFESTISE; this is encoded by the coding sequence ATGAATGAAAAAATTCACATCATAGGTGGAGGAATTACAGGACTATTTCTTGCTTACCATCATACAAAACGTGGCGACTCAGTAACCTTATATGAACAGTCAGAAAAGTTAGGCGGAGTGATCGGAACAAAAACTGTTGAAGAAGGTTTAGTTGAACTTGCTGCCAATGGAGTTTTACTCACGGATCAAATTAAACTCATGTTAGATGAAATTGGTCTCACTCCGCTTTTCCCTAACAAAGCTGCGAAAAGAAGATACTTCTGGGTAGGAGGAAAACTTTCTCGGTTACCTATTTCAATTTTAGCTGGTCTTAAACTACTTTATGCCATCGGATTCAAAAAGATAAAGTTTAACCAAACACAAAACTTCGAATCATGGGCCAGTCAAATGTTCGGAATTTCAGTGACAAAGAACATCATTGAACCAGCTATTGGTGGAGTTTATGGAACAAGACTGGATGCACTGCAGGCAGAATCAATTTTTTCCCATTGGGATGGTTCGGGAAAGAATACAATCTTACAGGAAATCAAAAAGAAAAAAGGAAAATCTCACGGAACTGTATCCTTTCCCCAAGGGATGGGAGATCTTGTTTCTCATTTGGTCCGATACTTAGAACCTAAAATCGAAATCAAAACCTATTACCAAATGCAGACTTTGGATGAAATTTTAAAATGGAAAGGTAAAATTCGATTTTGTATTTCATTAAAAAGTTTAATCTCCGTATTAGGAGATCGAATCCAAAAGAACGAGCGCCCAAACTTACTTTCCATTACAACCATTACTAGGTTTGGAACTTCTCACCTAACAAAGAAATCTTGTTTTGGGGTTTTATTTGCAAAAAACGAAGGAATCCGTGCACTCGGTGTTTTATCAAATTCTGATATTTTTCCGGGTCGAGCCAAAGATGGACTCCACTCAGAAACATGGATATATCCAGAATCGGCAAAACAATCGGAAAATGAAACTTGGGAATCCATTCTCGAAAAAGACCGAGAACATATAACAAATAAAGCAGATTCACCAAAAGCAGTTTATGTTACTTCATGGAACGGTGTATTTCCCGCCTATGATAGAAAACTATATGAATTTAACCGATTTATGGATCTTTTGGAAACCGATTGGATTTCGAAATCAATCGACATTCGTTTTTTCGGAAACTATAGAAAAGGGATAGGACTTAGATCACTATTTGAATCGACAATTAGCGAGTGA
- the hemN gene encoding oxygen-independent coproporphyrinogen III oxidase, with the protein MKHLLEKYDTPAPRYTSYPTVPYWTDSPTLDECIQSLDTYLSPKDSKLAIYLHIPFCETLCTFCGCNTSITKNHTVEEPYVTALKNELQLYTDRVSSLNGKNLSELHLGGGSPTYLSDYNLKSTIEFILTKLNPAEDPQYSIEVDPRRTRISQLKLLQQLGFRRISLGVQDFDPEVQRLVNRIQPFELTENITLEARALGFDSINFDLIYGLPKQTLSSMQYSIEKTLELKPDRIAFYSYAHVPWIKASQRLFTEKDLPEPTLKRDLYEMGRSLLEKEGYREIGMDHFALPHDKLWKAFNTNKLHRNFMGYSDSKTDVMLGLGSSSISETPNLFFQNQKLEMKYRKSILDGIIPILRGHKLTQSDQTRKQLILDLMTSWQVKVPNEMKSHVFHFLQEMESDHLVHWQGETLTVTEQGKPFLRIVAMAFDEKLQLSQPTKPVFSKAI; encoded by the coding sequence ATGAAACACCTACTCGAAAAATATGATACACCTGCACCAAGATACACGAGTTATCCGACAGTTCCTTATTGGACGGATTCTCCGACTCTAGATGAATGCATCCAATCATTGGATACATATTTATCTCCCAAAGATTCAAAATTAGCAATTTACCTCCACATTCCGTTTTGCGAAACATTATGCACTTTTTGTGGATGTAATACTTCAATCACAAAAAATCATACGGTTGAAGAACCCTATGTCACTGCATTAAAAAACGAATTACAACTTTATACTGATAGAGTTTCAAGTTTAAACGGAAAGAACCTAAGCGAACTTCATTTAGGTGGAGGAAGTCCAACCTATCTTTCCGATTACAACTTAAAATCTACAATCGAATTTATATTAACTAAATTAAATCCAGCAGAAGATCCACAATATTCCATTGAAGTAGATCCAAGAAGAACAAGGATTTCCCAACTCAAACTTCTGCAACAGTTGGGATTCCGAAGAATTAGTTTGGGTGTTCAGGATTTTGATCCAGAAGTCCAAAGATTAGTTAACAGAATTCAACCCTTTGAACTCACAGAGAACATCACCCTAGAAGCTAGAGCCCTTGGATTTGATTCTATCAACTTTGACCTAATTTATGGTTTACCAAAACAAACGCTGAGTTCCATGCAATATTCAATAGAAAAAACATTGGAACTAAAACCCGACAGAATCGCTTTTTATTCCTATGCACATGTTCCTTGGATAAAAGCCTCACAAAGATTATTCACAGAAAAAGATCTTCCTGAACCTACATTAAAACGCGATCTATATGAAATGGGAAGATCGTTATTAGAAAAAGAAGGTTACAGAGAAATCGGAATGGACCACTTTGCTTTGCCTCACGATAAATTATGGAAAGCATTCAACACAAACAAACTCCATAGAAATTTTATGGGTTATAGCGATTCAAAAACAGATGTTATGTTAGGATTAGGTTCATCTTCAATTTCTGAAACTCCAAATCTTTTTTTCCAAAACCAGAAATTAGAAATGAAGTATCGTAAATCAATTTTAGATGGAATCATCCCCATCCTTCGTGGACATAAATTAACCCAGTCGGATCAAACCAGGAAACAGTTAATTTTAGATTTAATGACCTCATGGCAAGTGAAAGTTCCGAACGAAATGAAATCCCACGTGTTCCACTTTTTACAAGAAATGGAATCAGACCATTTAGTCCATTGGCAAGGAGAAACACTTACAGTTACCGAGCAGGGCAAACCATTTTTACGAATTGTTGCTATGGCTTTTGATGAAAAATTGCAACTGAGCCAACCGACAAAACCTGTGTTCTCAAAAGCAATATGA